The genome window GGATCAGCCTTACCTTAGTAAGTGAAGACTTGGATTTgtttgatattaattaaataatcaaatattagtCATTCAAATGAGTTATGAATTGATGATTAAGTGGTCAGTAATTAAATCAATTATCGAGTTATGAATTGATGATTAATCGGTCcgtaatcaaataaattatcgTCTTTTTGATTAATGACCAAATAGGTTGGAGTTTTTGGTGAGATTGAAACTCAACCGGCTAATTATGATATGTTTGTCGATGACTTGAAAATTCCGATCATCATTAGTTTGTATAAAATCCAAGCTAACCATATAGTAATTTGTATGAAACTGTAGTATATATAAGCTAAAATTTGATATCCGAGGAATTTGCAACTGATTTTTTCACGAGAAAGACTTGGAAATTAGCGATCgatgataaataaataatgacaTGTTCAATTAATCTGATGATAgctaataaatatttcttatgtCTCTCTTATTTCCTTACGATTTTCTTAAATTGCTTGACATATATTTGAAGACGCATATAAAAGATAGTTTCACAActtattttaaagatttttttaataaaaaatttagacattCAATttctattcagaaaaaaaaatttaaaataatttatcaaattatattttatgatagtattaaaatgcgtgttgaGTCCCGTCCTCGTTAGGGGTGGAGCGAGTATTAAATTAAAGACTCAAGCTCAGTTATAATCATGATATTATAATATGGATTTTGAATTCATAAGATTAACATGGATAGGACATTTCTTAATTTTGATTACTAACTGCTAcctatgaaaaaaaaatccaactcTCGCAATCACGTTAAGACAAATAGTCGGCCGGCAAACACACATGCCATCAGATTAAACACAAGATCCTCCTCCACTCATCCATATTACCCTCCTCAAAAtcactcctatatatatatagacacacatgaCACACCCATCTACATGTAACCCTCAATTGATAGAAGCAGAACAAAATTCATATCTCTTTTCCCAAGATCATGGTTTGTAGCCATAATAGTAACTCCACAGTTTTTACTCTTGTGTTATATTCTCTTGACAGCCCTCATCAGATGTACATGACCACCTGCAAAAGCTGCTAATTCTCTTTGCCCCTATATTCACTTTCACCAACTCATCTTATTTGGAACAAGCTAGACTACATATCTTTGCCCTCACCAGTCCCTTTTGCTCCATCCATAAAACAACAACAATCACTTGGAAAAAGCTGAAAAGTCCATGTCCTCCTATTCATCTGCAAAAATATCCCATAAAATTaccaaaaatataatcatattccaAATCCCAACGCGCAGGTACTACTACCAGTCTAGTCATTTTCTTCCCATCTGTCCCCGTTATCTCTAAAACGCTAGATCATTTATTTTCGAGATTTATTCAATCGCATACAATGCAATTTACACAAACCCCTCCACCGCCGCTTCACGAAATAACCTCATTTTCGAGTAATATGAGCAAGAACCAAATTGTAAGACCACGGCAATGGCCCGGGTTCCAAACTTCAAAGTCTATCGGGAGTTTCGGCGACGCCAATTGCATGGAACAGATGTTGGTTCACTGTGCTAATGCTATAGAAAACAACGACGCAACTTTAGCTCAACAGATCTTGTGGGTTTTAAACAACATAGCTCCGTCCGATGGTGATTCTAATCAGCGCCTCGCTTGCGGCTTCCTTCGAGCCCTTATAGCCCGGGCCGCGCGTAAAGGAACTTGCAAAATCCTCACAGGCGCCGTGGCTAATGTCCATATAACCACGCACAAGTTTTCGGTGATTGAGCTGACCGGATTCGTGGACTTAACTCCGTGGCATCGCTTCGGATTCACTGCAGCAAACGCCGCTATACTGGACGCTGTGGAAGGATACTCAATCGTTCACATCATTGACTTTAGCTTAACACATTGCATGCAAATTCCAACGCTTATTGACGCTATAGCGAATCGGCTAGAGGGGCCGCCATTAGTCAAACTCACGGTAGCGGGTGCCACGGAGGATGTTCCGCCCATGCTCGATCTTTCCTACGAGGAATTAGGGATGAAATTGGTGAATTTCGCTAGGTCTCGTAACGTTATTCTCGAATTCAGGGTGATTCCCTCCACTTCTTCGAATGGTTTCGCTTCATTTATTGAACAGCTCAAAGTTCAGAACCTAGTACCTGTCAACAACGGTATCGAAGCGTTGGTCATAAACTGTCATATGATGCTACACTACATTCCAGAAGAAACCCTAAATCCATTTTCTTTTAATAACACCGCGGTTTCATCTCTAAGGACCATGTTTCTTAAAGAGCTTCGGAGTTTAGACCCGACAGTGGTTGTGTTAGTAGATGAAGATGCCGATTTTACATCCAACAATTTGGTGTCTCGATTAAGGGCAGCTTTTAATTATCTCTGGATACCTTATGACACCGTCGACACTTTCTTACCACAGGGAAGCAAGCAGAGGCAGTGGTACGAGGCGGACATGAACTGGAAGATAGAGAATGTGATAGCCGAAGAGGGTGTGGAGAGAGTGGAGAGACTGGAGCCGAAAAGCCGGTGGGTTCAGCGGATGAGAAACGCTGGTTTTCGGGGGGGTTTGTTTGGGGAAGAAGCGGTGATGGAAGTGAAAAGCATGTTGGACGAGCATGCAGCTGGGTGGGGATTAAAGAGGGAAGAAGAAGATTTAGTGCTTACATGGAAAGGACATAATGTAGTGTTTGCAACTGCTTGGATACCAAGCTAGTTAGTTAAGATGATGATAGCTAGCAGTGTTCTTTAGTTCAGTGTTTGTCCAGCTAATTATGTAGCTCTCTCTAACAGGGTTGCTAAGAGTACTAAATATCTGTTAGTTAACTGTGACTTGTTCTATTAGGGCGTATATCAAGTAGCTAGAAGACTAGCTAAAGTTTCTAGCTACTAGCTCTTGGTCAGAGAGATGTTAATTGTGTTGCATTTTAATTAGTTTCACACCTTTGCTCCATGTTGAGAACCTCCTGATCATGTTATCCTCTCAAGCCTCAAGTATGTTTGCACGTCCTCTTGTTCTTGTTTCTTTGAAGACGGTGAAGTCTTATGTTGGTCACAACTCACTTATTCTGAGAAGTGCCTGGACCTTAATTAGATTTAGACCAGATATGtgaagaaaaattttaaaaaatgtataagaaaaatataagagaGGCATAGAAGTTCTTTTGTGACCCCAAGCTATAATCGACTCTAATAGAatttattctgattaacgactCATGATTAAAattctgttgaagtttgttggtctctgtTTCGTTTCATTAGAGACATGTTAAGCACACACGATGCATTTCGTACTTGTAGTGGAAGATTTGAAAGACTAATATGTGAGATACATGAAATCCTTGATTGTTGCATATTCAGAAGATATTAAGTTGACAAGGTTGATACTTTCATGATTGTATATGCAATGTTCATTTAGATTGCATTCGTATTAGTTGCATGTTTGAGACTTCACAGAAAAAATTGGATTTTTAGGTATattcactataaaccctcacgagacaaaatgcaatcgtgtcatctaggaaaataatgataattagttataaatattttatttggcTTATTTGCCCGAGTACGTGCAAATGCTTAGTGTGGGGATATTTTGAtagagtatattttatatatatattctagatgattttattctcatatttaattatattttgcattgaTTTGGATATTTGTTTAACaggttttaatgttttattatagAGTACAAGAAATTCTTAAAGTTGGAaggatttgaaaaaataaaacttaattggactcaaatttggatggaaattcggatttatttgGGTTATATGTACTATTTCGCTGTTTGGGCTATATCTGGAGTTCTGTACACCAGATTTTGAcaatcttacagcccacgcaaaatttagagaattttcttttattcaGAGATGATCCAATATCCAAAAGCCAACTAGAACAGCCCACAAACTGTAATgataacaaaattatgaatttaaataatgGAATCATATTCAGTTTCAGAGACTGCATTGTAAATTCATTAAAGTATTAAGGGCATCAATACTTATAGCTTCTTTCGATAAAAATCTgacttctaatttttttaacccgtttgtgtaaaaagtcaaaagaacttataagaagctgaaaatgctaacttttgtttcaggatttctaTTTCtttccaaacagtttaatcacttataagtcttaatttacttctcacttctagtcAACTTATTTACTTTAAGCAGAAAACACCTTTTTAAGTTACCCAAATGACCCCTAAAATACTTTAATTCTAGGAGATATCAATGAGTTTTTGGGATTAGAGAGGGATACATACACAGTGATAGAGAAAGAAGAGAGGACGACTTTTACTTTTCTTCTTCTCCAAGATTAAAGATTGAAGGTTCCTTTTCATCAATTCTCAATAATAGttaattatgtatttttattgttcaatgtgttttgttagtttaattatgagTGAGTAGATTTATAATCTAGGATTAAGTTGAAACCTAGCTATGATATATGCATCATTCCCCCAACCTTAGTTGATTACTTATGTGCTCTTGCTTATTGATTTGAGCTAGAAAACAATTACATGTCAGTAATGATTATGTGTATTGTTAGAACCgatatttatttatcaattgAAGTATGATTAtaatggttgtgatttatccagTAAAGACATAAAAATTTTCATAGAAATAGGTAAAATGGATTGTTAGGAAGTTTATACTCGAAAAAggttatatattgatattttatagGGTGCATCTTTCCTCTTGAGTAATATATCTGATTTATTAGGGAAGGGAATCATAACTGCATTGATTCATGCCAGTAAGGATACTTAATTCtggatatttttaattaatcaataaaatccTAAATTGCTTTAGTATAATTAGTTGAATAATATctcaaaatattattgtgtTCTTTGTTTAGTTAAATTTGGACATTGTTTGACATATTTGTTTCTGTAGGATCGACTCTTACTTTTCCTGCTACATTGTTAGGAGAACTGTCAcaattattatttgatagatTTACGACAGTCTTGTCATGCAGCCATTTCACTTATTGCTTGAGAAAAACAGACGGAAATATTTGATCCCTAATTTGGAACTTACTACAAATCCAATGCTTAATTTCCATCGTAAACAAAGTTATAGTGTGAAAATTTGTTTGCTTTGGGAAATAAGTGGAAATAAGACCCAATCATTAGTTTATTTCGTATCCCAAAATTGACTAAAGAAAGTATAAACGATTTCCTCTCTGTGTCTCTTTTTTATGTGGCCCTCTGTTATCACTTATTCAACTGGTGCGGCCTAATATTTACTATAACAGACATACAGTCGTGTCCATTACAGATTAATTTACGtgagatatatttttttgtggAAAATGATGTACTTCATCAAAAGGATGTATATAAAATTCTATGGTTAGGCATGCATGGAGGTCCATATTGTATTGAAAATTAGAACGGACTTGCTCACTGCATTAAGAAGAGATTGTTATGTATATTTCAATGGGAGGAGATAAATTTGCTCAAGTATTGTGTACACTGAACTCTACTATTGTATCACGGGTAAAATTAAATCCAATGAGCATAGTTTACATTACTGTTTTTGACACATTTTTTCCCCTAAGAATTGAATGCAGCACAATCTTGACGAATATTTCCATATCTGCTACGTCCGGTCTTGACTCGGACGCGACCCAATTTGGTCATGCCCGTGATGAAGGCTCGTTCGAAAGCTGCATTGTTGCTAGCCCAGAGGTTAACGAACGGCCTTGATCTGAAATCAGTATAGAGGATTTGATCAGAGGTGAATAGCCCCATGCCCTGCTGAAGATTCTTATAGTAAATGTTATCAAATTTTTTGTGACTAATCGGATCCATGTTAACAGCTATTCTTGAATCAACGCCTATTGGGCATAATGACTGCAATTCAGCTACGTACGACTTGTTTAGTGCTGGGTCTACTTTGTTGTGCCGGCTAAAATTGTAAATTCTCGCCGCAAATCTACTGCAGTGAGAAAATCCCACAGTGTGAGCAGCTGCAAAacagataaattattaatttgcaAGTATAGATTTCAGAATCTAAGAGCTGGAAGTGTTCTGTGATGGTACCTGAGAGAGCAATCATATCTTTTCGGTTTAAACCAAGCGTATTAAAAAAAGAAGTGAGTTGATCCAAATTGAAGGTAGGCTTTGGGAGACTTCCGTTGACACTCGAAGAAGTGGATATCAGCCCGTCTAATCTTCCCAACTCTACGCGGTATGAAGGGCCTCCAGACTGTATGAAACGTCGATTTACATTAAGATTTTTTATACATGTGTGTGGAGAGACGGTAATTTAACAGGATTGGGGTTCCAGTATGCTAAGTTGTTAATTTACGAACCAGGGAAACGACGTCCCGAGTGGCCATGGTCAGAATATCAGCACATGAGACCTTGTTTTTGCAACCGGGAGCTTTATCAACTGCAGCTTTAGCTTTGATCACGGTGTCGAATCCATCTCCAGCCAAAGAAAGATTGTCCGGGTGATCCTTCTCAGCTGTATTATTTCCTTTTGATTGAATCATTATTGATGAATCACAACCCTGCAAAGTATAAATGTTGAAAATAGTCACACCAGTCTTCTAAAAGGTTGCAATACCTTATAAGTGAGCAAAGTGCATATGTGCATGTGTTTAGATGACATCATAATATCGGCAAATTGATGGTTTAGGACAAGACATTATAGCAGATTGCGAATACTGTTATCCATCATAAGCTGTTTGTTACCTGGATTGCGCAATCATGGAAGAAGAGACGGAGAGTTCCAGGGATTGTAGTAAAGGTTTGGTGAATTTTTGTCTTAACAGCCTCTCGAACTATGGATTCAACATCGGGACACACATTGGCATAGTAGTTTGGCCTCAGAGCGGCAGATGCCAGGTTCGGGCTAAAGATGATCAGGCACAAAAATAAGCAAATTGACAACAAGGATCTTAAGACTTGACTACCCATTCCACGTAAATGGAAGACCATGAAAGAATGATCAAGATATTCTGTGTGGTCGGACTACCGAATGTTATTCAGCTGCACGAGTTGTCTGACTTGCTCTATAATGAAACTGGATGACCCTACTAGTTAAGGTACCGACTGAATTAACTTCGAAGAGAGCTAAAAATAGACCAAAAAGTGGTATA of Daucus carota subsp. sativus chromosome 3, DH1 v3.0, whole genome shotgun sequence contains these proteins:
- the LOC108213457 gene encoding scarecrow-like protein 32 — its product is MQFTQTPPPPLHEITSFSSNMSKNQIVRPRQWPGFQTSKSIGSFGDANCMEQMLVHCANAIENNDATLAQQILWVLNNIAPSDGDSNQRLACGFLRALIARAARKGTCKILTGAVANVHITTHKFSVIELTGFVDLTPWHRFGFTAANAAILDAVEGYSIVHIIDFSLTHCMQIPTLIDAIANRLEGPPLVKLTVAGATEDVPPMLDLSYEELGMKLVNFARSRNVILEFRVIPSTSSNGFASFIEQLKVQNLVPVNNGIEALVINCHMMLHYIPEETLNPFSFNNTAVSSLRTMFLKELRSLDPTVVVLVDEDADFTSNNLVSRLRAAFNYLWIPYDTVDTFLPQGSKQRQWYEADMNWKIENVIAEEGVERVERLEPKSRWVQRMRNAGFRGGLFGEEAVMEVKSMLDEHAAGWGLKREEEDLVLTWKGHNVVFATAWIPS
- the LOC108211599 gene encoding peroxidase 51; translation: MVFHLRGMGSQVLRSLLSICLFLCLIIFSPNLASAALRPNYYANVCPDVESIVREAVKTKIHQTFTTIPGTLRLFFHDCAIQGCDSSIMIQSKGNNTAEKDHPDNLSLAGDGFDTVIKAKAAVDKAPGCKNKVSCADILTMATRDVVSLSGGPSYRVELGRLDGLISTSSSVNGSLPKPTFNLDQLTSFFNTLGLNRKDMIALSAAHTVGFSHCSRFAARIYNFSRHNKVDPALNKSYVAELQSLCPIGVDSRIAVNMDPISHKKFDNIYYKNLQQGMGLFTSDQILYTDFRSRPFVNLWASNNAAFERAFITGMTKLGRVRVKTGRSRYGNIRQDCAAFNS